The Desulfomicrobium orale DSM 12838 genome includes a window with the following:
- the mazG gene encoding nucleoside triphosphate pyrophosphohydrolase: MEKSNFERIVEVIETLTGPEGCPWDKEQTPKSLCDYLVEECFELVDAVRRDNPEETAEELGDVLFLLLFIGRLMDREQPGFLDAAMAGNVAKMIRRHPHVYGEKAATVPEVVANWERIKKEEKREKNRDTGVFASLPGSLPPLLRAYRIHSKAARAGFTWATDADQERKLAEEWEEWQTALAGGDAAAQEEEFGDYLFSLVEYGRRRGIKANAALALANAKFLGRFAAMEKLAAVRGLELDRLSLAEMDALWDEIKASEG, from the coding sequence ATGGAAAAGAGTAATTTCGAGCGGATTGTCGAAGTCATCGAAACCCTGACCGGGCCGGAAGGCTGCCCCTGGGACAAGGAGCAGACGCCCAAATCCCTGTGCGACTATCTGGTGGAGGAATGTTTTGAACTGGTGGACGCCGTCCGCCGGGACAATCCGGAGGAAACCGCCGAAGAGCTGGGTGACGTGCTTTTTCTGCTGCTCTTCATCGGCCGGCTCATGGATCGGGAGCAGCCGGGGTTTCTGGACGCGGCCATGGCCGGGAATGTGGCCAAGATGATCCGCCGCCATCCCCATGTGTACGGCGAAAAGGCCGCCACCGTGCCCGAGGTTGTCGCCAACTGGGAGCGCATCAAGAAAGAGGAAAAGCGGGAGAAAAACCGGGATACGGGAGTGTTCGCCTCCCTGCCGGGCAGCTTGCCGCCGCTTTTGCGGGCCTACCGCATCCACTCCAAGGCCGCCCGCGCCGGGTTCACTTGGGCCACGGACGCCGATCAGGAACGCAAGCTGGCCGAGGAATGGGAGGAATGGCAGACCGCTCTGGCCGGAGGGGACGCGGCGGCCCAGGAAGAAGAGTTCGGGGATTATCTTTTTTCGCTGGTGGAGTACGGCCGCCGTCGGGGCATCAAGGCCAATGCCGCTCTGGCGCTGGCCAACGCCAAATTTCTGGGCCGGTTCGCGGCCATGGAAAAACTGGCCGCCGTGCGCGGGCTGGAACTGGACAGGTTGTCCCTGGCCGAAATGGACGCCCTCTGGGATGAGATCAAGGCTTCGGAAGGCTGA
- the hisC gene encoding histidinol-phosphate transaminase, with translation MTDIPVRPEMAGFKAYVPGLSIDEIKDRYGLTKVIKMASNENPLGVSPLVQERLRRDAALAFRYAQAGTPVLRAALAGHLGVPSSSLVAGNGSDEIIDLLLRVVARPGVDNVLAFDPCFSIYDVQARLCGVEFRQVPLNGDFSFPLERLADMADENTALVFVTNPDNPSGHACPAAALADLARRLPRRTLLVVDEAYIEFALPRDEYSVLPYFSSIPNLVILRTFSKMYGLAGLRLGYGIMPEWLADMLLRVKLPFSVNILAERAGLAVLEDEAFVAETLHVVHAGRTELAEGLSALGCEVYPSQANFLMFAPPMDARTLFEELLRRGVIIRPLDSYGLPGMLRVSVGNTEENREFLEKTAEVLRGHHHRHS, from the coding sequence ATGACCGATATTCCGGTGCGGCCGGAAATGGCCGGGTTCAAGGCCTATGTTCCGGGCCTGTCCATCGATGAAATAAAAGACCGCTACGGTCTTACGAAAGTCATCAAGATGGCCAGCAATGAAAATCCGCTGGGTGTGTCGCCTCTGGTTCAGGAACGCCTCAGGCGCGACGCGGCCCTGGCCTTCCGCTACGCCCAGGCCGGAACGCCGGTGTTGCGTGCGGCCCTGGCCGGACATCTCGGCGTGCCGTCTTCCTCTCTGGTGGCCGGAAACGGTTCAGATGAGATCATCGACCTTCTGCTGCGCGTGGTAGCCCGGCCGGGCGTGGACAATGTGCTGGCCTTCGATCCGTGCTTCAGCATCTACGATGTACAGGCCCGGCTGTGCGGCGTGGAATTCCGGCAGGTCCCGCTGAACGGCGATTTTTCCTTTCCTCTGGAGCGGCTTGCGGACATGGCCGACGAAAACACGGCCCTGGTTTTCGTGACCAACCCGGACAATCCTTCCGGACACGCCTGCCCGGCCGCCGCCCTGGCCGATCTGGCCCGCAGGCTGCCCCGGCGCACGCTGCTGGTGGTGGACGAGGCGTACATCGAATTCGCCCTGCCCCGGGACGAATACTCTGTGCTGCCGTATTTCAGCTCCATCCCCAATCTGGTCATCCTGCGCACTTTCTCCAAGATGTACGGGCTGGCCGGGCTGCGCCTGGGCTACGGCATCATGCCCGAATGGCTGGCGGATATGCTCTTGCGGGTGAAGCTGCCTTTCAGCGTGAACATTCTGGCCGAACGGGCCGGGCTGGCCGTACTGGAGGATGAAGCCTTCGTGGCCGAAACCCTGCATGTGGTGCACGCGGGCCGGACGGAGCTCGCCGAAGGATTGTCGGCGCTGGGCTGTGAAGTATATCCCTCCCAGGCCAATTTTCTGATGTTCGCCCCGCCCATGGACGCCCGCACCCTGTTCGAGGAACTTCTGCGCCGCGGCGTCATCATCCGCCCCCTGGACAGTTACGGCCTGCCCGGAATGCTTCGGGTGAGTGTAGGCAATACGGAAGAAAACCGGGAATTTCTGGAAAAAACAGCGGAGGTACTGCGTGGACATCACCATCGTCACTCTTGA
- a CDS encoding type II toxin-antitoxin system HicB family antitoxin, with translation MRFLYPYTVEAQENGGYFVQFVDLEEAFTDGATLEEAAFNASEVLTGVLSFRLEKNDVIPSPSPADGLPVAAPRASVQSAILLREARGERQLSDLARALETSWAAAQRLESPSHWPSLKQLDRAATVLGKRLVLSFE, from the coding sequence ATGAGATTTCTTTATCCGTATACTGTGGAAGCCCAGGAGAATGGCGGATATTTTGTTCAGTTTGTTGATTTGGAGGAAGCTTTCACGGACGGCGCGACGCTGGAGGAGGCGGCCTTCAATGCTTCGGAAGTGCTGACGGGGGTGCTTTCATTCCGCTTGGAGAAAAATGATGTGATTCCTTCTCCTTCTCCAGCCGATGGTTTGCCTGTGGCTGCGCCGCGTGCTTCGGTTCAGTCCGCGATCCTTCTGCGCGAAGCTCGTGGGGAAAGACAATTGTCCGACTTGGCGCGCGCCCTGGAAACTTCATGGGCAGCCGCTCAACGACTGGAGAGCCCTTCCCATTGGCCCAGTTTGAAGCAGCTTGACCGTGCGGCCACGGTTCTTGGTAAACGCCTTGTTCTATCCTTTGAGTGA
- a CDS encoding AAA family ATPase codes for MAKIKGFRVKNFRALKDVTLGRLWDQQKEEPLTPMTAVIGKNGVGKSTLFDAFGFLADALKSGVEEACDSRGRGGFERIRTQGQKGPIEFEVYYREDGNARPITYEIAIDVDKSDRPYVLRERLRQRRKGQKHGRPFSFLLLGSGKGVVWRGYQVARQIDEEQGDSDLLGLMESIKSGETQEESRDTEVVELEDMRKLGIATLGSLKQHPRISAFRKFIEGWYLSYFTPDAARSLPLAGPQKHLNIHGDNLGNVVQFMEREHPKRFLAILNRIAEKIPGIDKIDTEKTNDGRLLLRFNDRGFQDPFYSQQMSDGTLKVFAYLLLLEDPTPPPFLCIEEPENGLYHKLLESLAKEFRDHATGRKGGSQVFITTHQPYLVDALEPAEVWILEKGPDGCSVIRRASDDAIVKNMVAEGLPLGGLWYSDYLDAR; via the coding sequence AAAAATTTCAGGGCGTTAAAAGATGTTACACTTGGTCGCCTCTGGGATCAGCAGAAGGAAGAGCCACTCACCCCGATGACAGCCGTCATTGGAAAAAATGGGGTTGGTAAAAGTACGCTGTTTGACGCCTTCGGGTTCCTTGCGGATGCTTTGAAGTCAGGTGTAGAAGAGGCGTGCGACTCTCGCGGCAGGGGAGGTTTTGAGCGTATTCGCACGCAAGGTCAAAAAGGACCTATCGAATTCGAGGTCTATTACAGAGAAGATGGGAATGCCCGGCCCATCACCTATGAAATTGCCATTGATGTTGATAAGTCAGACCGGCCTTATGTTTTGAGAGAGCGACTCAGACAGAGACGAAAAGGCCAGAAGCACGGTCGCCCTTTTTCGTTTCTTTTGTTGGGCAGTGGAAAAGGAGTTGTTTGGAGAGGCTATCAGGTGGCCCGTCAGATTGACGAAGAACAGGGGGACTCTGATTTGTTGGGATTGATGGAGTCCATCAAATCGGGGGAGACCCAAGAAGAATCCAGAGACACCGAGGTTGTCGAGCTTGAGGACATGCGCAAACTCGGGATTGCCACGCTGGGTTCATTGAAACAGCATCCGAGAATCTCCGCGTTCCGCAAATTTATCGAAGGGTGGTACCTCAGCTATTTCACTCCAGACGCGGCCAGGAGCCTACCCCTCGCCGGGCCTCAGAAGCATCTCAATATACATGGAGACAATCTTGGAAACGTTGTGCAATTCATGGAGCGGGAACATCCCAAGCGTTTCCTGGCGATTCTGAACCGGATTGCAGAAAAAATTCCCGGCATCGACAAGATCGATACGGAAAAGACAAACGATGGCCGCTTGCTGCTGCGGTTCAATGACAGAGGTTTTCAAGACCCGTTTTATTCGCAGCAAATGTCGGATGGCACCTTGAAGGTATTCGCGTACCTCCTGTTGCTCGAAGACCCGACACCGCCACCATTTTTATGTATTGAAGAGCCGGAAAATGGCTTATACCACAAACTTCTCGAATCCTTGGCAAAAGAATTCCGTGATCATGCAACAGGCCGTAAAGGAGGCTCTCAGGTTTTCATCACGACTCACCAGCCCTACCTGGTCGATGCCTTGGAACCTGCCGAGGTCTGGATCCTCGAGAAAGGACCAGATGGCTGTTCGGTAATTCGCAGAGCGAGCGATGATGCCATCGTCAAAAACATGGTGGCCGAAGGTTTGCCGCTGGGTGGCCTTTGGTACAGCGATTATCTGGACGCGAGGTGA
- a CDS encoding type II toxin-antitoxin system HicA family toxin, whose protein sequence is MNGKEVVAKLKEAGWKVSRIEGSHYIMEKEGLPRCVPVPVHGNKDLGAGILSAIQRQSGVKLK, encoded by the coding sequence GTGAACGGAAAAGAGGTCGTTGCCAAACTGAAAGAAGCGGGTTGGAAAGTTTCCCGCATCGAAGGGAGCCATTACATCATGGAGAAAGAGGGATTACCTCGATGCGTTCCCGTTCCGGTGCATGGCAATAAAGACCTCGGTGCAGGAATTCTTTCGGCGATTCAAAGGCAAAGCGGGGTGAAACTCAAATGA
- a CDS encoding CvpA family protein, whose amino-acid sequence MNILDIIFSIILCFLGIRGIFRGLVKEAASVFGLVLGFFLANSYYGQLAPHLEFLFGRAGLASLAAYLGIFLGTMAAVSLIAALIRKLLRMIMLGWLDIIGGGALGLFKGALLCCVTVMALTAFLPPKAELLANSRLLPYVNEFGGLLSETLPQEMRDRFVVRSRELQKEWERRVMEQLKERRSDGKE is encoded by the coding sequence ATGAACATTCTGGACATCATCTTCTCCATCATACTCTGCTTTCTGGGCATACGCGGCATTTTCCGCGGGCTGGTCAAGGAAGCGGCTTCTGTTTTCGGGCTGGTTCTGGGTTTTTTTCTGGCAAACTCCTACTACGGACAACTGGCTCCCCACCTGGAATTTCTGTTCGGCCGCGCGGGACTGGCCAGTCTCGCCGCTTATCTGGGCATCTTTCTGGGCACCATGGCCGCCGTTTCGCTCATTGCCGCTCTTATCCGCAAACTTCTGCGGATGATCATGCTGGGCTGGCTGGACATCATCGGCGGCGGGGCTTTGGGCCTTTTCAAGGGTGCGCTGCTGTGCTGCGTGACAGTCATGGCCCTGACCGCCTTTCTGCCGCCCAAGGCCGAGCTTCTGGCCAATTCCCGCCTGCTGCCCTATGTGAACGAGTTTGGTGGGCTTCTCTCCGAGACCCTGCCTCAGGAAATGCGCGACCGTTTCGTGGTCCGCAGCCGCGAACTGCAAAAGGAATGGGAGCGCAGGGTCATGGAACAGCTCAAGGAAAGACGAAGTGATGGAAAAGAGTAA
- the cmk gene encoding (d)CMP kinase codes for MDITIVTLDGPAGVGKTTLARRLADKLGIAYLDTGAMFRSVALVFGEGAWEKPVDQLVPELNRLDFDLEGVGGHSELLLNGHPLSPEIRSEQVGLWASHLGRIPVVRDFLRRNQQAIGRITSLVAEGRDMGSVVFPEARFKFFLDASIDIRVQRRFEQLKALGMEEDMERIRAQIRIRDDQDRNRSVAPLRPAKDAVLIDTGKADVEGVLREIFAVIERKTA; via the coding sequence GTGGACATCACCATCGTCACTCTTGATGGCCCGGCCGGGGTGGGCAAGACCACGCTGGCCCGGCGTCTGGCCGACAAGCTGGGCATCGCCTATCTGGATACCGGAGCCATGTTCCGTTCCGTAGCCCTGGTCTTCGGAGAAGGAGCCTGGGAAAAACCCGTGGACCAGCTGGTCCCGGAGCTGAACCGCCTGGATTTCGATCTGGAAGGCGTGGGCGGGCATTCGGAGCTTCTGCTGAACGGACATCCCCTTTCCCCGGAAATCCGCTCCGAACAGGTCGGACTTTGGGCCTCGCATCTGGGCCGCATCCCCGTGGTGCGGGACTTTCTGCGGCGCAACCAGCAGGCCATCGGCCGGATCACATCGCTGGTGGCCGAGGGCCGGGACATGGGCAGCGTGGTTTTTCCCGAGGCCCGGTTCAAGTTTTTTCTGGACGCGTCCATCGACATCCGCGTGCAGAGGCGCTTCGAGCAGTTGAAGGCTCTGGGTATGGAAGAGGACATGGAACGCATCCGGGCACAGATCCGCATCCGCGACGATCAGGACCGGAACCGCTCCGTAGCGCCGCTGCGCCCGGCCAAAGATGCGGTGCTCATCGACACGGGCAAGGCCGATGTGGAAGGCGTACTGCGGGAGATTTTCGCGGTCATCGAGCGGAAGACGGCCTGA
- a CDS encoding DUF4276 family protein, which produces MHFEILVEDQSGKKALDILVPKIIGDDHTFIVHPYKGIGRIPKNLGNKADARKGILLALLPELLRGYGKTFAKYPADYPAAVIFVCDLDDKCLKAFRQELFNILNACNPQPETRFCIAIEEGEAWFLGDIPAIKSAYPKAKDAVLNAYKNDSICGTWECLANAVYKGGSSALSVKGWQAVGAEKSQWAEKITPHMDVTNNASPSFAYFRQKLLELAGEQT; this is translated from the coding sequence ATGCATTTTGAGATCCTCGTTGAAGACCAGTCCGGCAAGAAAGCGCTCGATATACTTGTTCCGAAAATCATCGGTGATGACCATACGTTCATTGTTCATCCTTATAAAGGCATAGGCCGCATTCCGAAGAACCTCGGCAACAAGGCAGATGCAAGAAAAGGCATCTTGCTTGCCCTGCTCCCCGAGCTTCTCCGTGGATACGGTAAGACTTTCGCCAAATATCCAGCCGATTACCCGGCGGCTGTCATCTTTGTCTGCGACCTTGATGACAAATGCCTCAAAGCGTTCCGCCAAGAGCTTTTCAATATCCTGAACGCCTGCAACCCTCAGCCGGAAACCCGGTTTTGCATTGCCATTGAAGAGGGCGAGGCTTGGTTTCTTGGCGACATCCCAGCAATCAAATCTGCCTACCCAAAAGCAAAAGATGCTGTTTTGAACGCATACAAAAATGATTCCATTTGCGGCACTTGGGAATGTTTGGCAAATGCAGTCTATAAAGGTGGCTCATCCGCACTTTCTGTAAAAGGCTGGCAAGCTGTCGGTGCAGAGAAATCACAGTGGGCTGAAAAGATCACTCCGCACATGGATGTCACAAACAATGCATCCCCAAGTTTTGCTTATTTCCGCCAAAAATTGCTTGAACTTGCTGGAGAACAAACCTGA